A single region of the Thermoanaerobacterium aotearoense genome encodes:
- a CDS encoding Crp/Fnr family transcriptional regulator: protein MGDYDYLRKIPYFNVLSESSLFEINKIAVEKEYKKNTVIFYEGDEGDAIYFVKKGKVKISKISQQGKEHIIRIMEDGDIFAESLLFIGGKYPATAEAIEDSKIIVLKNKDIENLILNNNEVALGIIKLMAKRLQNVAVIIENLALKDSLGRTVSILLTFAREKGIQGKDGIAIELNLSRQDLANMVGTSRENMTRILSQLDKEGVIKLERHAIIIKDVNALKNLS, encoded by the coding sequence ATGGGTGATTATGATTATTTAAGAAAGATACCGTATTTCAATGTCTTAAGCGAAAGCTCTTTATTTGAGATTAATAAAATAGCTGTGGAGAAGGAGTACAAAAAAAACACCGTCATATTTTACGAAGGCGACGAGGGTGACGCCATATATTTTGTAAAAAAGGGGAAAGTCAAGATATCTAAAATATCACAACAGGGCAAAGAGCATATAATAAGAATAATGGAGGATGGAGATATTTTTGCTGAATCCCTTTTATTTATAGGTGGCAAATATCCAGCTACTGCAGAGGCCATAGAGGATTCAAAGATTATCGTGCTTAAAAACAAAGACATAGAAAATTTGATACTGAACAACAATGAAGTTGCCTTAGGAATAATAAAGCTAATGGCAAAAAGACTCCAAAATGTGGCGGTCATAATAGAGAACTTAGCGCTTAAAGATTCTCTCGGCAGGACGGTTTCTATTCTTCTGACGTTTGCCAGAGAAAAAGGCATACAAGGCAAGGATGGCATAGCCATAGAATTAAACTTAAGCAGGCAAGATCTTGCCAACATGGTAGGCACGTCTCGAGAAAATATGACAAGAATCTTAAGCCAGTTAGACAAGGAAGGAGTCATAAAGCTGGAACGACATGCCATAATAATAAAAGATGTAAATGCATTAAAAAATTTGTCATAA
- the rplI gene encoding 50S ribosomal protein L9 codes for MKVILQKDVKGIGKAGDVVNVSDGYGRNYLLPRGLAIDATESNMNVLNEKKKAEEKKRQKEVEAAQEMAKKLSQESIVIKVKTGENGKLFGSITSKDIQDELNKKGYDIDKKKINLPDSIKTIGTYNVDIKIYPGIQAKVKVDVVGQ; via the coding sequence ATGAAAGTGATTTTGCAAAAGGATGTAAAGGGCATAGGCAAAGCAGGTGACGTAGTAAATGTAAGCGACGGCTACGGTAGAAATTATCTTTTGCCTCGCGGACTTGCTATAGATGCTACGGAGTCAAACATGAACGTTCTTAATGAGAAGAAAAAAGCAGAGGAGAAGAAAAGGCAGAAAGAGGTAGAAGCTGCACAAGAGATGGCTAAAAAGCTTTCGCAAGAGTCCATCGTGATTAAAGTTAAAACAGGCGAAAACGGCAAATTGTTTGGATCTATAACATCAAAAGACATACAGGACGAGCTTAATAAAAAAGGATACGATATTGACAAGAAGAAGATAAATCTTCCGGATTCTATAAAGACGATCGGCACTTATAATGTAGACATCAAAATATACCCCGGCATACAAGCCAAGGTAAAAGTAGATGTCGTAGGACAATAA
- a CDS encoding MazG-like family protein → MENNFDITKNIKSLENLKVELLLKIASVFKNFNNDDLPQELIDDICHVIIIGYLLGNKLGYDFREIDDEISKRIKSISADIEEDSQNYRKLAEYLKKR, encoded by the coding sequence ATGGAGAATAATTTTGATATAACGAAAAATATTAAAAGCTTGGAAAATTTAAAAGTTGAGCTTTTATTGAAGATTGCATCAGTCTTTAAAAATTTTAACAATGACGATTTGCCTCAAGAATTGATAGACGATATATGCCATGTGATAATAATAGGATATCTTCTTGGCAATAAATTGGGGTATGATTTTAGAGAAATCGACGATGAGATTTCAAAGAGGATAAAATCTATTTCGGCAGATATAGAAGAAGACTCCCAAAATTACAGAAAACTGGCGGAGTATCTAAAGAAAAGGTAA
- the rpsR gene encoding 30S ribosomal protein S18 → MSNNNSNSKENSAQKRKNRKAKKKVCAFCADRIDYIDYKEVGKLRKYITERGKILPRRITGNCAIHQRQLTVAIKRARQIALLPYTAE, encoded by the coding sequence ATGTCAAACAACAATAGCAATTCTAAGGAAAATTCCGCTCAAAAGAGGAAAAATAGAAAAGCTAAGAAAAAAGTATGCGCTTTTTGCGCTGACAGGATAGATTATATAGATTACAAAGAAGTTGGAAAGCTGCGCAAATATATAACTGAAAGAGGCAAGATACTTCCGAGAAGGATAACAGGAAACTGTGCTATACATCAAAGGCAGCTTACAGTTGCTATAAAAAGAGCGAGACAGATTGCACTACTACCATATACAGCCGAATAA
- a CDS encoding DUF951 domain-containing protein: MPKEINVGDIVKMKKVHPCGCDEWEVLRVGMDIRIKCLKCGRMVLMPRPKFEKGMKKVIKTVEKPNEQ; encoded by the coding sequence GTGCCGAAAGAGATTAACGTAGGTGATATTGTAAAAATGAAGAAGGTCCATCCTTGTGGCTGCGATGAGTGGGAAGTGCTTAGGGTAGGAATGGACATAAGGATAAAGTGTTTAAAGTGCGGCAGAATGGTTTTAATGCCAAGGCCCAAATTTGAAAAGGGAATGAAAAAAGTGATAAAAACTGTTGAAAAACCAAATGAACAATGA
- the rpsF gene encoding 30S ribosomal protein S6 — MRAYETIFVISPDVNDEARPALIEKFKNLITEKGGEITNVDEWGRRKLAYEIDKKSEGYYVLMNFTSDVDVPHELERVYKITDGILRYLIVKVDK, encoded by the coding sequence ATGAGAGCGTATGAAACAATATTCGTAATTTCTCCAGATGTAAATGACGAAGCAAGACCTGCTTTGATTGAGAAGTTTAAAAATCTCATAACAGAAAAAGGTGGAGAAATTACCAATGTGGATGAGTGGGGCAGAAGAAAGCTTGCATATGAAATCGATAAGAAAAGCGAAGGATACTACGTATTGATGAACTTTACAAGCGATGTAGATGTCCCGCATGAACTTGAAAGAGTGTACAAGATTACAGACGGTATATTGAGATACTTGATCGTGAAAGTTGATAAATAA
- a CDS encoding Nramp family divalent metal transporter produces the protein MTKRKTFLTNLLIFLSILGPGIITGSVDNDAGGITTYSVAGATYGYKLLWTLIPSFIVLIVIQEMNARMGVVTGKGLADLIRENFGVRVTFFIFLGLLIADIGNTATEFAGVAGSMEIFGISKYIMVPLAALAVWFLIVKGNYTVAEKVFLIFSVFLLSYVISALLSHPDWKAVGQSIIKPTMSFNTDYLSMVIGIVGTTIAPWMQFYMQSSVIEKGIKIDDYKYTIWDVVIGCIATVVVAFFIIVACASTLNVNGIKINEAKDAAMALKPLAGELASGVFAFGLFIASIFSAAILPVATAFYICEAFGFEAGIDKRLDEAPEFYTLFTAIIIIAVAIILIPHAPLITITIWTQVLNGILLPVVLISMMLLVNNKEIMGKYVNNPLKNVIGWSTTIILIGLTAVLMFFSFA, from the coding sequence GTGACAAAGAGGAAGACATTTCTTACAAATTTGTTGATATTTTTGTCGATTTTAGGGCCAGGTATAATCACAGGAAGTGTTGACAATGATGCAGGTGGCATAACCACTTATTCTGTGGCAGGTGCTACTTATGGATATAAATTGCTTTGGACATTGATACCGTCATTTATCGTCCTGATCGTCATACAGGAGATGAATGCCAGGATGGGCGTCGTGACGGGGAAAGGATTGGCAGACCTTATAAGGGAAAACTTCGGCGTAAGAGTCACGTTTTTCATCTTTCTCGGACTTCTTATCGCAGACATTGGAAATACTGCTACAGAGTTTGCTGGTGTGGCAGGCAGCATGGAGATCTTCGGCATAAGCAAGTATATAATGGTGCCATTGGCCGCTTTAGCTGTGTGGTTTTTAATCGTAAAAGGCAATTATACTGTAGCGGAAAAAGTATTTTTGATATTCAGCGTCTTTTTGCTGTCATACGTCATATCAGCCCTTCTGTCACATCCAGATTGGAAGGCTGTAGGCCAGTCCATCATAAAACCCACCATGTCATTTAACACAGACTATTTAAGCATGGTAATAGGTATAGTAGGTACTACGATAGCGCCTTGGATGCAATTTTACATGCAATCATCGGTTATAGAAAAAGGCATAAAGATAGACGATTATAAGTACACAATTTGGGACGTTGTGATAGGCTGTATCGCAACAGTTGTCGTGGCTTTTTTCATAATAGTTGCCTGTGCATCTACTCTTAATGTGAATGGCATAAAAATAAATGAAGCAAAAGATGCAGCCATGGCTTTAAAGCCGCTGGCTGGTGAGCTGGCATCAGGCGTATTCGCATTTGGGCTCTTTATAGCATCCATCTTTTCCGCTGCCATACTTCCAGTTGCTACAGCATTTTACATCTGTGAAGCGTTTGGGTTTGAAGCAGGCATAGACAAAAGGCTTGATGAAGCACCGGAATTTTATACGCTTTTTACAGCCATAATAATAATAGCAGTTGCCATCATATTGATTCCACATGCGCCCCTTATTACAATCACAATTTGGACGCAGGTTTTAAATGGAATCTTGTTGCCGGTGGTGTTGATTTCCATGATGCTTCTTGTAAACAACAAGGAGATAATGGGGAAATACGTAAATAATCCTTTGAAAAACGTCATCGGTTGGAGCACCACGATAATTTTAATAGGACTGACTGCTGTTTTAATGTTCTTTTCATTTGCTTAA
- the dnaB gene encoding replicative DNA helicase, with product MEWNKIPPQNIEAEQAVLGAMLLSRDAIIDASEIVKADDFYKESNKKLFTIMMDMFEKNIPVDLVTVVDELRRQNMLEAVGGLDYITNLSSSIVTTANVSYYAKMIREKATLRRLIQASSEIMELSYEGGDLHDVLDTAEQKIFDIAQGRNTENFYPIKDVLMDTFYNIENLYKNKGHLTGVPSGFPDLDLKTSGFQPSDFILLAARPSMGKTSFALNIAENAALALKKPVAIFSLEMSKEQLVSRLICSTANIDSQKLRTGNLDDDDWPRLAAAMAPLSTAPIYIDDTPGISVMDIRAKCRRLKLEKGLSLVLIDYLQLMQGRGNSESRQQEVSEISRSLKGLARELQVPIITLSQLSRAPEARSDHRPILSDLRESGAIEQDADIVMFLYRDDYYNKDSEKKNIAELIIAKHRNGPTGTIELLWMGQYTKFVSIDKYRTE from the coding sequence ATGGAGTGGAATAAAATCCCTCCTCAAAATATAGAAGCAGAACAGGCTGTCTTAGGTGCAATGCTTTTGTCCAGAGATGCCATAATCGATGCATCAGAGATAGTAAAAGCAGATGATTTTTACAAGGAGTCAAATAAAAAGCTTTTTACCATAATGATGGATATGTTTGAAAAAAACATACCAGTCGATTTGGTTACGGTAGTTGATGAGCTTAGAAGGCAAAATATGCTGGAGGCTGTAGGCGGGCTTGACTACATAACAAATTTGTCATCCAGCATAGTGACTACTGCCAATGTATCGTATTATGCAAAGATGATAAGAGAGAAAGCAACATTGAGACGCCTCATTCAAGCTTCATCAGAGATAATGGAGTTAAGCTATGAAGGCGGCGATCTTCACGATGTGTTGGATACGGCTGAGCAGAAGATATTTGACATAGCGCAGGGCAGAAACACCGAAAACTTTTATCCCATTAAAGATGTGTTGATGGACACATTTTACAACATAGAAAATCTTTATAAAAACAAAGGGCATCTGACTGGCGTACCTTCTGGATTTCCTGATTTAGACTTGAAGACGTCTGGCTTCCAGCCATCTGATTTTATACTTCTTGCAGCAAGGCCATCCATGGGCAAAACTTCATTTGCCTTAAACATTGCAGAAAATGCTGCATTGGCACTTAAAAAACCCGTCGCCATATTTAGCCTTGAGATGTCTAAAGAGCAGCTTGTAAGTAGGCTTATATGTTCTACTGCAAATATAGACAGTCAAAAGCTTAGAACGGGAAATTTGGATGACGACGATTGGCCAAGGCTTGCTGCTGCTATGGCTCCTCTTTCAACAGCGCCTATATACATTGACGACACACCTGGCATATCTGTCATGGATATAAGGGCAAAGTGCCGAAGACTGAAGCTGGAGAAAGGGTTGTCTTTAGTATTAATAGACTATTTACAGCTTATGCAAGGAAGGGGCAACTCAGAAAGCCGTCAGCAGGAGGTTTCTGAGATATCAAGGTCATTGAAGGGTCTTGCAAGAGAACTGCAAGTTCCCATCATAACGCTTTCGCAGCTATCCCGTGCCCCTGAAGCCAGATCCGATCACAGGCCGATTTTAAGCGACTTAAGAGAGTCAGGTGCGATTGAGCAGGACGCCGATATAGTCATGTTTCTCTACAGAGATGATTATTACAACAAGGATTCTGAAAAGAAAAACATCGCAGAGCTTATTATTGCAAAGCATAGAAATGGTCCTACAGGTACAATAGAGCTTCTGTGGATGGGTCAGTACACGAAATTTGTAAGCATAGATAAATACAGGACAGAGTAG
- a CDS encoding single-stranded DNA-binding protein codes for MLNKVILIGRLTKDPVLKYASANMVPVTTFTLAVNRNYTQQNGDRVADFIPIVTWRKLAEVCGNNLKKGRLVAVSGSIQTRTWDDNSGNRHWVTEVVADEVKFLDSNRPSGSDPMADLGKDIHNFDIDLDSSDFDGFSPVESEDDLPF; via the coding sequence ATGTTGAATAAAGTTATATTAATAGGCCGTTTGACTAAAGATCCTGTCCTTAAGTATGCTTCAGCAAACATGGTTCCTGTGACCACATTTACACTTGCTGTCAACAGGAATTACACACAGCAGAACGGAGACAGGGTGGCTGATTTTATACCCATCGTTACATGGCGAAAACTGGCAGAAGTTTGCGGAAATAATCTTAAAAAGGGAAGATTGGTGGCTGTGTCCGGCAGCATTCAAACTCGCACATGGGATGATAATAGCGGCAATCGCCATTGGGTTACAGAAGTTGTAGCAGATGAAGTGAAGTTTCTGGATTCAAATAGACCCAGCGGCAGTGATCCTATGGCAGATCTGGGTAAGGATATTCACAATTTTGATATCGACTTGGATAGCAGCGATTTTGATGGATTTAGTCCGGTAGAGTCAGAAGATGATCTTCCATTCTAA
- a CDS encoding DHH family phosphoesterase, producing the protein MFDKKNYKLISSVSLLNIILSAVLTLVLMYYNVYISIVSMVLLAYILYIEYKGAKKKRTEFDKYIERLFFSVDKASGNVLSLLPIPVALMREDGSIVWYNSCFAQNFEDKKDINNVFLKYAKSKKDEKYHFRIGNKYYYMISIISKTKKRKPKDGENYYNVFIFDETDYMEISRRLANSRTVLGYILVDNYEEALQSADDLNKPVVAAEIERRLNIWIQSMNAYIIKYANDRYIFVTQEADLKNLEENRFEILDFVRDINVGNKIPITLSIGVGADSPEFAKLNEYAVSAIDLALGRGGDQAVVKRGEKILIYGGKTQAVEKRTKVKARVVAHAIRELIGDSSNVLLMGHNFMDFDSLGAAIGMYRCAVSFGKDAKIVLDKSNPAIETLLEKIERDEEYANPFIDVGNAKNMVNPKTLLIVVDAHRPSYLTYPELVNMVDRIVVIDHHRRGKEFIDKALLIYLEPYASSTCELVTEISQYIKDKIDLKPIEAEALLAGITVDTKNFTFRTGVRTFEAASYLRRKGADTISVKMLFQNDLKSYIIKSTIVKNAEITEEGIAIAVSPDETDNVIAAQAADELLNIKGVQASFVVFKRHDDVAISGRSIGDINVQVILEKLGGGGHLTVAGAQLKKPLKNVVDDLKKAIEEYFKEGES; encoded by the coding sequence ATGTTTGATAAAAAAAATTATAAATTGATATCCTCTGTAAGTTTATTAAACATCATTTTATCAGCGGTGCTTACTCTTGTGCTTATGTACTACAATGTCTACATCAGCATTGTATCGATGGTTCTTTTGGCGTATATTTTATACATCGAATACAAGGGAGCTAAAAAGAAACGTACAGAATTTGACAAGTACATTGAAAGGCTTTTTTTTAGCGTTGACAAGGCATCGGGCAATGTGCTGTCGCTTTTGCCTATACCTGTAGCTTTGATGAGGGAAGATGGAAGTATCGTCTGGTACAATTCATGCTTTGCTCAAAATTTTGAGGATAAGAAAGATATAAACAATGTTTTTTTAAAATACGCAAAGTCGAAAAAGGATGAAAAATATCACTTCAGGATTGGCAATAAATACTACTACATGATAAGCATCATCTCTAAAACCAAAAAGAGAAAGCCAAAAGACGGTGAAAATTACTACAATGTTTTCATATTTGACGAAACTGATTACATGGAAATATCGAGAAGACTTGCAAATTCTCGTACTGTCTTAGGTTACATACTTGTAGACAATTACGAAGAAGCTTTGCAGTCTGCAGATGATTTAAATAAGCCTGTTGTAGCTGCAGAAATAGAAAGAAGATTAAACATCTGGATTCAATCGATGAATGCCTATATAATAAAGTACGCCAATGACAGGTATATCTTTGTAACGCAAGAGGCGGATTTAAAAAATCTGGAGGAAAATAGATTTGAGATACTTGACTTTGTAAGGGATATAAATGTAGGAAACAAAATACCGATTACCTTAAGTATAGGTGTTGGTGCAGATTCACCTGAATTTGCGAAATTAAATGAGTATGCTGTGTCTGCTATTGATCTGGCATTAGGCAGAGGCGGCGATCAGGCCGTTGTCAAAAGAGGCGAGAAAATCCTTATATACGGAGGAAAGACACAGGCTGTAGAAAAGAGGACAAAGGTCAAAGCGAGGGTTGTGGCACATGCCATAAGGGAACTTATTGGAGATTCATCAAATGTTTTGCTTATGGGGCACAATTTTATGGATTTTGACTCATTGGGAGCGGCAATAGGCATGTACAGGTGTGCCGTATCCTTTGGCAAGGATGCAAAGATAGTATTAGATAAGTCAAATCCAGCTATAGAGACACTTTTGGAGAAAATAGAGAGGGATGAGGAGTACGCAAATCCATTTATCGATGTTGGCAATGCAAAGAATATGGTCAATCCAAAGACGCTTCTCATCGTCGTTGATGCCCATAGACCCAGCTATCTGACGTATCCAGAATTAGTAAACATGGTGGATAGGATAGTAGTCATCGATCACCATAGGAGAGGAAAGGAATTTATCGATAAGGCGTTGCTTATTTACCTTGAGCCATACGCGTCATCTACATGTGAGCTTGTGACTGAGATATCGCAGTATATAAAAGATAAAATAGATTTAAAGCCGATAGAAGCGGAAGCCCTCTTAGCCGGAATAACAGTTGACACAAAAAATTTCACATTTAGGACAGGCGTAAGGACATTTGAAGCAGCATCTTATCTTAGGAGAAAGGGTGCCGATACTATATCTGTAAAGATGCTGTTTCAAAATGATTTAAAATCGTATATAATAAAATCTACGATAGTAAAAAATGCTGAGATTACGGAAGAAGGAATAGCTATTGCAGTAAGTCCTGATGAAACGGACAATGTCATAGCCGCACAAGCTGCAGATGAACTTCTCAATATAAAAGGCGTTCAAGCGTCTTTTGTCGTGTTTAAAAGACATGACGATGTGGCCATAAGCGGAAGATCGATAGGAGATATAAACGTTCAGGTAATACTTGAAAAATTAGGAGGCGGCGGTCACTTGACTGTGGCAGGCGCTCAGCTTAAAAAGCCTCTTAAAAATGTCGTAGATGATTTGAAGAAAGCTATAGAGGAATATTTTAAGGAAGGTGAGTCGTAA
- a CDS encoding mechanosensitive ion channel family protein — translation MFKLEYISRFYDQILKLYDIKIFGTTFDIIKVIIIAYIAKKLGYLLIDRFYVMQEKSKLQFSERKVKTLSSLTKNILKYVIYFVAVYSILEILGLKMGSILAVAGIGSLAVGFGAQSLVKDVITGFFIIFEDQFGVGDYITINNFSGTVEEIGLRVTKIRDFSGDLNIIPNGEITSVTNHSKGAMRALVAVSVSYEEDVDRVIEALNEICTEMKRDRTDLLDGPKVLGITNFKDSAVEITVVAMAKPMQQWAVERDLRYRIKKLFKDYDIDLPYPHMNVSIEDKNKKGDVSAERD, via the coding sequence ATGTTTAAATTGGAGTACATAAGTAGGTTTTACGACCAAATATTGAAGCTTTACGATATAAAAATTTTTGGAACTACTTTTGACATAATAAAAGTCATCATAATAGCTTATATTGCCAAAAAGTTAGGCTATCTTTTAATAGATCGATTTTATGTGATGCAAGAGAAGTCAAAACTTCAATTTTCTGAGCGAAAAGTAAAGACTCTTTCTTCTCTTACTAAAAATATTTTAAAGTACGTCATATATTTTGTGGCTGTTTATTCTATTCTTGAGATATTAGGGCTTAAGATGGGTTCGATATTGGCTGTTGCAGGTATAGGCAGCCTTGCCGTAGGATTTGGAGCCCAAAGCCTTGTGAAAGACGTTATTACTGGGTTTTTCATAATATTTGAAGATCAATTCGGAGTAGGGGACTACATAACAATAAACAATTTTTCTGGCACCGTTGAGGAGATCGGACTTAGAGTCACAAAAATAAGAGATTTTTCAGGTGATTTAAACATCATACCAAATGGAGAGATTACATCTGTGACGAACCATTCAAAGGGTGCCATGAGAGCCCTTGTGGCTGTCTCTGTATCTTACGAAGAAGATGTAGATAGGGTTATAGAAGCTCTTAATGAGATATGCACTGAGATGAAAAGGGATAGGACAGATCTTTTAGATGGGCCGAAAGTCCTTGGAATAACAAATTTTAAAGACTCTGCAGTAGAAATAACTGTGGTGGCAATGGCAAAGCCAATGCAGCAGTGGGCTGTTGAGAGGGATTTAAGGTACAGGATCAAGAAACTTTTTAAGGACTACGACATTGATTTGCCATATCCTCACATGAATGTATCAATTGAAGACAAAAATAAAAAGGGTGATGTCAGTGCCGAAAGAGATTAA
- a CDS encoding DUF2232 domain-containing protein: MNSKNIVNGALMVAVAVIMVLIGSYVPPLFFILFFVSVPVSVVIIRSNSLLYGILTTALIFLATFLFTDIITASIVAGLSAIGIAMGYLVKSGSTPQNVVVETGAISLLGFVGVLYALKLFGINVIKSILDDYQQIGKQILDIYKNSPDAAYIRSMISYTLESLKELMPSIFVIMIALIVLVNYMLLSRIMAKEGKVKKLPPFMFWRMPYMTGWIFIGALLYQYFVNSSVVASNLLLLLSIGFTVSGLSYVKYFMTKRFNVNSLISDVVLVALFMFPITFSLMTLLGVIDTSMNLRRFT, translated from the coding sequence ATGAACAGCAAAAACATAGTAAATGGAGCTTTAATGGTTGCTGTAGCGGTTATAATGGTCTTGATTGGGTCATACGTACCGCCGCTTTTTTTCATACTGTTTTTTGTGTCAGTACCTGTAAGCGTGGTGATAATAAGGAGCAATAGTTTGCTGTATGGCATATTGACCACAGCCTTAATCTTTTTGGCCACATTTCTTTTTACAGACATAATCACAGCTTCAATTGTGGCAGGATTAAGCGCTATAGGGATTGCGATGGGGTATTTGGTTAAAAGCGGCAGTACTCCTCAGAACGTTGTGGTTGAAACTGGTGCAATATCTTTGTTAGGCTTTGTAGGAGTGTTGTATGCTCTTAAATTATTTGGCATAAATGTAATAAAAAGCATCTTAGACGATTATCAGCAGATTGGAAAACAAATATTGGACATCTATAAGAACTCTCCTGATGCAGCTTATATAAGAAGCATGATAAGTTATACATTAGAGTCTTTAAAAGAGCTTATGCCGTCTATTTTTGTCATAATGATTGCACTCATCGTCTTAGTTAACTACATGCTTCTTTCAAGGATAATGGCAAAGGAAGGCAAAGTGAAAAAATTACCTCCGTTTATGTTTTGGAGGATGCCTTACATGACAGGTTGGATTTTCATAGGTGCCCTTTTGTACCAGTATTTTGTAAACTCCAGTGTTGTCGCATCTAATCTGCTGTTGCTTCTATCCATAGGGTTTACCGTAAGCGGCCTTTCCTATGTAAAATACTTTATGACAAAGAGATTTAATGTAAACTCTTTAATAAGCGACGTGGTTTTGGTGGCTTTGTTTATGTTTCCTATTACTTTTTCACTTATGACGCTGCTGGGGGTCATAGATACAAGCATGAACTTGCGAAGATTTACATGA
- a CDS encoding magnesium transporter translates to MPILSLYLSRILGNKILLKNGEVLGKLKDIGVSTELTHPIAISMLVKTKSGVKEYKWENIKITKKFGQYELMCTEPIEANGIKDVLYLSKNVLDKQIIDVNGRKVVRVNDIRLALLDKGLFAIAVDIGVEGILRRLGLAKPLKRILKRFGKTISSKFILWEDIETITRARENIMLSKTYHKLATLHPSDLADIIEDLDFKAGIDIFSSLEHGRAADVLEEMETDTQRSILNELPVSKAADILEEMPADEVADILDDLNEEKVEELLNEMENNASLEVRELMEYPEYAVGSLMTTDFVAFENTLSVEEAIKELRLLKPDEDIIYYIYIVDESNRLLGAVTLRDLVISEPNTLLNEIMNKDIIYTRDMDSIKSLIKTVTKYNLVAIPVVDEDMKLLGTVLINDIIYELMRSGKTYARR, encoded by the coding sequence ATGCCAATTTTAAGCCTTTATTTAAGCAGGATTTTAGGCAATAAGATATTGCTTAAAAATGGTGAAGTTTTAGGTAAACTCAAGGATATTGGAGTTTCAACAGAGTTGACGCATCCAATTGCAATATCCATGTTGGTAAAGACGAAATCTGGCGTCAAAGAGTACAAGTGGGAAAACATAAAGATAACGAAAAAATTTGGACAGTACGAGCTTATGTGCACAGAGCCAATAGAGGCAAATGGCATTAAAGATGTCTTGTACTTGTCAAAAAATGTCTTAGATAAACAGATTATCGACGTGAATGGAAGGAAAGTAGTAAGAGTCAATGATATAAGGCTGGCACTTTTAGATAAAGGTTTGTTTGCGATTGCTGTCGATATAGGTGTTGAAGGCATATTGAGAAGACTTGGACTTGCAAAGCCTTTAAAGAGGATATTAAAGAGATTTGGCAAAACTATATCCAGCAAATTCATACTTTGGGAAGATATAGAGACGATTACTCGCGCAAGAGAAAACATAATGCTGTCAAAGACGTATCACAAGCTGGCCACACTTCACCCTTCCGACCTTGCGGATATAATAGAAGATCTGGATTTTAAAGCCGGCATAGATATATTCTCCAGCTTAGAGCACGGAAGAGCCGCAGATGTGCTGGAGGAAATGGAGACAGATACTCAAAGAAGCATATTAAACGAGCTGCCTGTCTCTAAAGCTGCGGACATATTGGAAGAAATGCCTGCAGATGAAGTTGCAGACATACTGGATGATCTGAATGAAGAAAAAGTAGAAGAACTATTGAATGAGATGGAAAACAATGCGTCGTTGGAAGTCAGAGAGCTGATGGAATACCCGGAGTATGCCGTTGGAAGCTTGATGACCACCGACTTTGTGGCATTTGAAAATACGCTTTCCGTTGAGGAGGCAATAAAGGAGCTTAGGCTTTTAAAACCAGATGAAGATATCATTTATTACATCTATATAGTTGATGAATCAAATAGGCTTTTAGGCGCAGTTACGCTTAGAGATTTGGTGATTTCAGAGCCTAATACCCTATTAAATGAAATCATGAACAAGGACATCATCTACACCCGAGATATGGATTCAATAAAATCCCTCATAAAGACAGTGACAAAGTACAATTTGGTAGCGATTCCTGTTGTAGATGAAGATATGAAGCTATTGGGCACTGTCCTTATAAATGATATAATATACGAACTTATGAGAAGTGGAAAGACGTACGCAAGGAGGTAG